Proteins co-encoded in one Kutzneria chonburiensis genomic window:
- a CDS encoding DoxX family membrane protein, with amino-acid sequence MRSTDIGLLMVRVVAGLTMAAHGTQYLFGWFGGGGLTGAATFFSQSGYRQADLIASSPACPRPSAVSPSPSAW; translated from the coding sequence ATGCGTAGTACGGACATCGGCCTGCTCATGGTCCGCGTGGTGGCCGGTCTGACGATGGCCGCGCACGGGACCCAGTACCTGTTCGGCTGGTTCGGCGGCGGCGGATTGACCGGCGCCGCCACGTTCTTCAGCCAGAGCGGCTACCGTCAGGCCGACCTGATCGCGTCATCGCCGGCCTGTCCGAGACCCTCGGCGGTCTCGCCCTCGCCGTCGGCCTGGTAG